One Punica granatum isolate Tunisia-2019 chromosome 3, ASM765513v2, whole genome shotgun sequence genomic window carries:
- the LOC116201862 gene encoding zinc finger protein ZAT5, with product MGGLEAEERPLAGVADDGSLMIIKGKRTKRPRTPSACGGGSITAASSSSTSGGSGGGDCDLYPSSSSGTMLESTEEKDMAYCLILLAQGPRRQRDEDQADAKMESDEFSGSSKKFSEVATTGGASSRAGFYVYECKTCSRTFPSFQALGGHRASHKKPRPAEDPKKSPTEPNSDEDEEVGQFRKITISPPLSSSIPNFPSKLLQASKPKIHECSICGSEFSSGQALGGHMRRHRAVAAPPTTSGHATMIDSVITDHYSHGPRIVGENTSRPGAVLSLDLNLPAPEDDPKFQFAPAPAQKPLLFSGPALVDCHY from the coding sequence ATGGGTGGTCTCGAGGCGGAGGAGCGGCCGTTGGCAGGGGTTGCAGACGATGGTTCTTTGATGATCATCAAGGGCAAGCGCACGAAGCGCCCCAGGACACCGTCCGCGTGCGGTGGTGGTAGCATAACTGCAGCGTCAAGTTCATCGACCAGTGGCGGCAGCGGAGGCGGAGATTGTGATTTATATCCATCGTCGTCCTCCGGGACGATGTTGGAGAGCACTGAGGAGAAGGACATGGCTTACTGCCTGATTTTGCTCGCTCAGGGCCCCCGGAGGCAGAGAGACGAGGACCAAGCCGACGCCAAAATGGAAAGTGATGAGTTTTCGGGGAGTAGTAAGAAGTTCTCCGAGGTGGCCACCACGGGCGGCGCTTCCTCTAGGGCGGGCTTCTACGTGTACGAGTGCAAGACGTGCAGCCGGACTTTCCCTTCGTTCCAGGCCCTCGGTGGCCACCGGGCCAGCCACAAGAAGCCCAGGCCAGCGGAGGACCCAAAGAAGTCCCCCACTGAACCGAACTCTGATGAAGACGAAGAAGTAGGGCAATTCCGTAAAATCACCATCAGCCCGCCACTCAGCTCCTCCATCCCTAACTTCCCGAGCAAATTACTGCAAGCTAGCAAGCCAAAGATCCACGAGTGCTCGATATGCGGATCAGAGTTCTCGTCAGGCCAAGCCCTCGGTGGTCACATGAGGCGGCACAGGGCTGTGGCGGCCCCGCCCACCACGAGCGGCCACGCGACTATGATTGATTCTGTAATCACCGACCACTACAGTCACGGCCCTCGCATAGTCGGTGAAAACACCTCACGGCCAGGTGCAGTCCTATCACTAGACCTCAATCTCCCGGCACCAGAGGATGACCCGAAGTTCCAATTCGCACCAGCTCCGGCACAGAAGCCACTTTTGTTCTCCGGGCCGGCCCTGGTGGATTGCCACTATTAA
- the LOC116198635 gene encoding 50S ribosomal protein L9, chloroplastic: MSSPAATLSWRSSSSLLQSFGGCSNEATKLPDKRTGLLVFAQKKTKKTRKIILKEDVVSLGNKGELLDVRAGYYRNFLLPTGKAQIVTPFLLKEMKIEEERIEAEKIRVKEEAQQLALMFETVGAFKVKRKGGKGKQIFGTVTAQDLVDIIKAQLQREVDKRIVELPEIRETGEYVAELKLHPEVTARVRVNVYAN; the protein is encoded by the exons ATGTCGTCACCGGCAGCGACGCTCTCGTGGAGGAGCTCCTCGTCCCTGCTCCAGAGCTTCGGCGGTTGCAGCAATGAGGCCACCAAGCTGCCCGACAAGAGAACTGGGCTGCTGGTTTTCGCCCAGAAGAAAACCAAGAAGACCCGCAAG ATAATACTGAAGGAGGACGTGGTGTCCCTGGGGAACAAGGGTGAGCTGCTGGATGTGAGGGCCGGGTACTACCGGAACTTTCTCTTGCCCACGGGAAAGGCTCAGATTGTCACTCCTTTTCTGCTCAA ggaaatgaaaattgaagaagaaagaatcGAGGCTGAGAAGATTCGG GTGAAAGAAGAAGCCCAGCAACTTGCTCTAATGTTCGAAACCGTCGGAGCTTTTAAGGTGAAGCGCAAGGGTGGAAAAGGAAAGCAGATCTTCGGAAC CGTGACTGCTCAAGACCTCGTGGACATTATCAAGGCTCAACTTCAGAG GGAAGTAGACAAGCGAATCGTAGAACTTCCAGAGATACGCGAAACAGGGGAATATGTGGCAGAGCTGAAGCTTCACCCTGAAGTAACCGCTCGAGTGAGGGTGAACGTGTATGCGAACTGA